Genomic segment of Microbacterium sp. BH-3-3-3:
CGTCGGCATCGGGACCGGCTCCTTCATGAACCTCATCTTCGCCGTCGTCCAGAGCGCCGCGCGGCGCGACGACCTCGGCGCCGTCACCGCCACGACCAACATCGTGCGCCAGGTCGGCTCAGCCGTCGGCACCGCGGTCATCGGGGGCGTGGTCGGCTTCGGCGTCGCGGCGAACCTCCCCTCGGGGGTGGATGCCAACACCCTGACCCCCGCGGCGGTCCGCGCCGCGCCCGCCGACCTGCAGGACCAGGTCGCCGCGATCTACCACGACGTCTTCGCCCCCGTCTTCCTCGGCCTCGCGGTCGTCTACGCCTGCGGCGTCGTCATCGCGCTGCTGCTTCCCCCGGGACGTCTGTCCGACGAAACGCCCACCCCGGCGGCCCCCGCCGCCGCCCGTCAACCCGCCTGATCCCCGCCCGTCTCGAAGGAGAGAACATGTCCGACACCCCCACCATCGCCGTCGTCGGCAGCGGGCCCATCGGTGCCGCCTACGCCCGCGTCCTGCTCGAGAACCTCCCCACCGCCCGCGTGATCATGTTCGAGGCCGGCCCCCAGGTCACCGAACGCCCCGGCGAGAGCGTGCGCAACATCGTCGACCCCGACGAGAAGGCCCGCGCCCGCGAGCGCTCGCAGGGCCCGCAGGCCGGGGACTTCCGCGAGTCGCTGGGCCTGCCCGCCGGTGCCGTCGTCGAGGGCATGTTCACCGCCCGCCAGGGCACCCACCTGCTCGACTTCGGCGGCGAGGGCTCGGCGCACGCGCCGACCTTCCCCGCCGCGGCCGCCGCCACCAACGTCGGCGGCCAGGGCTCGCACTGGACCTGCGCGATCCCACGCCCCGCCTTCAGCGAGAAGCTCGACTTCATCGCCGACGACGAATGGGAAGACCTCATCACCACCGCCGAGGACCTCCTGCACCACCAGAGCGCCGCCTTCTCGGACTCGCCCGTCGGCGCGGCCATCCGCACCCTGCTCGACCGGGAATTCGCCGCCGAACTGCCCGAGGGCTACGGCGTCAGCACCCTCCCCGTAGCCGGCGACCCGCAGCCCGACGGCTCCATGCGCTGGGCCGGCGCCGACATGGTGCTCGGACCCCTGATCGAGCCGGGAACCGACACCGCCGCCCGCTTCGACCTGCGCGATCTCACCCTCGTGCGTCGCATCGAGCACGACGGCACCCACGTACGCGGACTCGTCGTCGAGGACCTCCGCACCCGGGAGGAATCCTTCGTCGACGCGGATGCCGTGATCGTCGCCGCCGACGCCTTCCGCTCGCCGCAGCTGCTGTGGGCCTCGGGCATCCGTCCCGCGCCGCTGGGCCGCTACCTCACCGAGCACCACGTTGTCATCAGCACCGTGTCGCTCGACCAGGAGCGCATGAGCGCCCTCGTCTCGGACGACGAGCTCGAGGCGGAACTCGCCCGCCGCGCCACGAACCCCGCCGACCCGGTCGCCGCGGTCAACCGCATCCCCTTCTCGGAGCCCGCCCACCCGTACTCGGCGCAGATCATGTACGCCGAGAACCCTCCCTTCCCTCTCGATCCGGCCCACCCCCAGGCGGGCAACCGTTGGGGATACGTCAACATGGGCTTCGGCGTGCGCAAGTTCCCCCGCGTCGAAGACGGCGCCACCTTCAGCGACGACGAGCTCGACTACCGCGGTCTGCCCAACTTCACGATCGAGTACGCCCTCACCGAACGCGAGGAAGCCGAGATCGCCGAGGCCACGCAGCGCCTCCGCCGCGCCGGCTCGGCGCTGGGCACCTTCATCGCGGAACCCCGCCTGCTCCCCAACGGCTCGAGCCTGCACTACATGGGCACGATGCGCGCCGGCACCGACGAGGCCACCTCGGTCGCCGATCCGTACTCCCGCGTGTGGGGCTTCGACAACCTCCTCGTCGGCGGCAACGGTCTGATCCCGACCGCCAACACGATGAACCCCACCCTGACGAGCGTCGCCATCGCCGTGCGCGGCGCCCGCCACCTCGCCGACGAACTGCGCGCGGATGCGGGCGGCGCCGACGAGGAGCGCCCAGTCGAAGCCGCCGTCTGAGGCCGGGGCCGGGACGATCGACATCCCGGCCCCGGCGCTCAGGATCGGTCCGGTGGTGCAGGCGAATCAGCTCGCGCGGGCGCACCGATCCCCCGGTGTTCATCCGTGCCCGGGGCTCTCTTCGCGCGGTCTCGGCGCAGCGGGTGGGGTTGGCGCGCCGCGTCGAGGGCCGGGAACGAAAGCCACGGCGGGCGGGTAGGGGCGGGGCTCGTCGACGTACGTCCGCCCGGTGGGCGAGGTCCATTCGAGCACCCCGCCCTCACGCTGCCGCACCTTCCAGGCGGTGAACTGCTTCTGGGTGTGGTGACGCTGACACAGGTGGGCGAGGTTGCCCGTCTCGGTACGGCCACCCAGAGCGTGATCGTGCGTGTGGTCGACTTCGCACCGGATCGCGGGGGCGGTGCACCCGGGCCAGCGGCAGTGGCGGTCTCTCGCCCTCAGGTAACGGTCGATGGCGGCCGTGCGCTGATAGGTGTCGACGTGCAGCACGGCCCCGGTGATGGGGTGGGTGATCACGCGGTCCCACGGACGTGTGGTCGACTCGGCCAGCCGGCGAGCGGTGGCGGCGTCGATGGGACCGTGCCCCACCAGCTCGGCGGGGTCGGCGTTCTCGCGGCCGGGGTCGAGCATCGTCAGGGCCGGAACGACGACCTGTACCCGGGCGCGGATGGCTCCGAGGGTCCCCGGCCCGTCGTCGTCGCGGGTCGGGTCGGACAGGGGCGCTGCCGTGAGGAGCAGGTCGGCGAGGAGGTCGGCCCGCACCTGATCAGGCGTGCGCACGTCGGGCGCGGGTGGCGCCTGCGGCGTCCGGCCACTCACGGGGGCGCCGCCGGCGGGCGCGCGGCTCGCCTCGCCGCTGTCCCGTGTCGCGGTGACCGGGGGCCGCGCGTCACGGGCATCGACGAGTGCCCGGCTCTGCTGCATCAGCCGGTCGTAGATCCCGACCGCGAGCACCGTCGGCAGCGTCGCAATGAGATCGGACATGCCGTCGTCGCCCCGGACGACCCGCACGTTCCGCCGCGCGCGACCGGCGCGGTGGCGTTCGGTGAGGGTGGTCGGCTGCAGCCGCTCGGCCAGTGCCGCCAGGCGCGTCCGGAGCAGGCCGGGGCTGAGCCCCTCGGCCTCGGCGGCGGCGAGGGCGTCGAACTCCCGATGCCGTTGCGTGGGCAATGTCTCGCCGATGTCGGTGATCACGTGGACGTGCGCTCGCGCCAGAGCGCCCGACTGCCAAGCATCGAGCGTCGCCGGAAAGCTCTCGGCGATCAGCATCGCTTGTCGGATCTGCGCCTGCACGGTGCGATCCGACAGGTGCTCGGCGGCCCCGATCTCGGACGCCACCTCCCGGAGGGCCAGATCGGCCTCCCGCGACGACGCCGGTCGCCCTGCGCGTCCCCTGAGGGCGAGACGCCCCGCTCGAGCCAACGCGCGCACCCGCCGGGCTTCGACGGAGGCCATCGCGGCATCCAGATCGAGCACGTCGGTCACCACCGACGCGAGAGCCGGAGCCCCGTGATCGGGTTCTGGTGACGAGGCCGGCGATTGCATGTGTGCACGCTAGCGGGGGCCTTCGACACCCTGACGAGGTCTGCGGCGAGATCGGGATGGATGACGGGACTCGGCCGATGGGGAGGAGTGGCGGGGCATCACTCGGCGCGAAGAGATGTCGCGCGCACGCCGCGCGATTCGCGAAGGCCCACGGGTTCCGCGGGCGCCTTCGCTACCCGGCCGCGCCACGCGCAGGGAAGCCCCGCCACACCTCCACCGGCGTCAACGGAACGAGCGGTGGCACCAGAGCCGTGGTCTCGAGCACGATGCGTCGGCCCTCCCGCGCAGACAGCGGCAGCGCCGTCATGATCTCGGTCACGTGCAGCGCCATCGCCCCACTCGCGCGCCCGGGCGAGGACGCGCCACCGCCCGCCGCGCCGTCGGGCTTGGCGCCTCCGCGCACCATGTCGATCACGCCGATCCCGCGCCCCGCGGCAACGTACCCGGCGGTCGGCGGCAGCTCGACCCAGTCGCGGGCGCCCGGCGCCAGGTGCCGTACGACCCCGTCGAAGTTGTTCGGATCCGGCACCGCCAGCGAACCGGCCTCACCGTGCACTTCGATCGGGCTCGCCGTGGACCCGGCCGCGTCGAAGCTGAAGGTCACCGTCGACAGCGCGCCGGAGGCGTGCCGGAGCGTTCCGGTGACGTGCGTGTCGACCTCGACCGCGATGCTCTCGCCCGCGCGGGGCCCCGATCCGATGACGCGTTCGCTGCGTCTGCGCGAGACGTCGCCGGTGACGGAGACGACGGGCCCCAGCAGGTGCACCAGCGAGGTCAGGTAGTACGGCCCCATGTCGAACAGCGGCCCGCCGCCCTCGCGGTAATAGAAGTCGGGATTCGGATGCCAGTGCTCATGGCCCGCCGACACCCACGTCGCCGTGGCGGCGGTGGGCGTGCCGATCAGGCCGCTCTCGACCGCTGCGCGCGCCGTCTGGATCCCGGTTCCGAGCACCGTGTCGGGTGCGCTGCCGATCTCGACGCCGGCCGCTTCGGCATCCGCCACGATCTGTTTCGCGTCGTCGAGGGTCGTCGCGAGAGGCTTCTCTCCGAACACGCGTTTGCCGGCGGCGATCGCCGCGCGGGCGATGTCGGCGTGCGCGGCCGGGATCGTGAGGTTCACGACCACGTCGATGTCGTCGGCGGCGAGCAGCGCGTCGACGCTCAGCGCCCGCGCGTGGTCGAGCGACGCCGCCACCTCGGCGGCGCGTTCCGCCCGCAGATCGGCGACCGCGGCGATGCGCACGGCGGGGTGTTCGCGCAGCGTGTCGAGGTACTGCTCGCTGATGACCCCGAGGCCGATCAGACCGATGCTCGTCGGCTCGCCCACAGCAGCCCCCTCTCGATGATGGTGCGCACGTTGTCGTCGGCCAGCACCGAGGGGTCATGGCCGGGGGTCGCGACGAACACCCGTCCCTCGCCCCAGGCCCGCGTCCACACGGCGGGAGAGACGATCGGTCGGTGCCACGGCTCGTCGACGCGAACCGGGTGGGTGGTGGTGGCGAGTACGTCGTTCAGATCGTCGTGCAGCACCCAGTACTGCTCCGTCGTGAGCGAGAAGTCGACGATCCCGCTCATGATCTGGTGCGTGCGGCCGAGGTCGGTGAGCTCGATGCGGTGGTCGAGGAACACGTCGGTCCCGTCTCCGATGCGATCGCCCGGATCCTTGGACGGGTGGGCGGCGAACTGGCCGCCCACCAACTGCAGGTAGTCCGCGTCGTGGCGGTACGAGTCGACGATGCCGCCGTGCCATCCGGCGAGTCCGGTTCCGGCGGCCACCGCGCGCCGCAGGCCCTGGATGCTCTCGCGATCGGCCTCGCTCATCGTCATGGACTGCACGACGAGGTCGACGCCCCGCATCAGGTCGTCGTCGGCGTAGACGCCCGGTCCGTCCTCGATG
This window contains:
- a CDS encoding GMC oxidoreductase, translated to MSDTPTIAVVGSGPIGAAYARVLLENLPTARVIMFEAGPQVTERPGESVRNIVDPDEKARARERSQGPQAGDFRESLGLPAGAVVEGMFTARQGTHLLDFGGEGSAHAPTFPAAAAATNVGGQGSHWTCAIPRPAFSEKLDFIADDEWEDLITTAEDLLHHQSAAFSDSPVGAAIRTLLDREFAAELPEGYGVSTLPVAGDPQPDGSMRWAGADMVLGPLIEPGTDTAARFDLRDLTLVRRIEHDGTHVRGLVVEDLRTREESFVDADAVIVAADAFRSPQLLWASGIRPAPLGRYLTEHHVVISTVSLDQERMSALVSDDELEAELARRATNPADPVAAVNRIPFSEPAHPYSAQIMYAENPPFPLDPAHPQAGNRWGYVNMGFGVRKFPRVEDGATFSDDELDYRGLPNFTIEYALTEREEAEIAEATQRLRRAGSALGTFIAEPRLLPNGSSLHYMGTMRAGTDEATSVADPYSRVWGFDNLLVGGNGLIPTANTMNPTLTSVAIAVRGARHLADELRADAGGADEERPVEAAV
- a CDS encoding HNH endonuclease, whose protein sequence is MQSPASSPEPDHGAPALASVVTDVLDLDAAMASVEARRVRALARAGRLALRGRAGRPASSREADLALREVASEIGAAEHLSDRTVQAQIRQAMLIAESFPATLDAWQSGALARAHVHVITDIGETLPTQRHREFDALAAAEAEGLSPGLLRTRLAALAERLQPTTLTERHRAGRARRNVRVVRGDDGMSDLIATLPTVLAVGIYDRLMQQSRALVDARDARPPVTATRDSGEASRAPAGGAPVSGRTPQAPPAPDVRTPDQVRADLLADLLLTAAPLSDPTRDDDGPGTLGAIRARVQVVVPALTMLDPGRENADPAELVGHGPIDAATARRLAESTTRPWDRVITHPITGAVLHVDTYQRTAAIDRYLRARDRHCRWPGCTAPAIRCEVDHTHDHALGGRTETGNLAHLCQRHHTQKQFTAWKVRQREGGVLEWTSPTGRTYVDEPRPYPPAVAFVPGPRRGAPTPPAAPRPREESPGHG
- a CDS encoding Gfo/Idh/MocA family protein, with protein sequence MGEPTSIGLIGLGVISEQYLDTLREHPAVRIAAVADLRAERAAEVAASLDHARALSVDALLAADDIDVVVNLTIPAAHADIARAAIAAGKRVFGEKPLATTLDDAKQIVADAEAAGVEIGSAPDTVLGTGIQTARAAVESGLIGTPTAATATWVSAGHEHWHPNPDFYYREGGGPLFDMGPYYLTSLVHLLGPVVSVTGDVSRRRSERVIGSGPRAGESIAVEVDTHVTGTLRHASGALSTVTFSFDAAGSTASPIEVHGEAGSLAVPDPNNFDGVVRHLAPGARDWVELPPTAGYVAAGRGIGVIDMVRGGAKPDGAAGGGASSPGRASGAMALHVTEIMTALPLSAREGRRIVLETTALVPPLVPLTPVEVWRGFPARGAAG